A single window of Pyrus communis chromosome 10, drPyrComm1.1, whole genome shotgun sequence DNA harbors:
- the LOC137748194 gene encoding uncharacterized protein has product MSTTYIFPQLSSLFVTSMSVISFTILSVYGFLELREKHLHYSKFWNSGSKTFAVKEIKLSSRTGMLIAYTPAFLAAVASFVIYPQEDIRMLLLSSALTIHFLKRILEVLFIHKYSGGMILDSAVIISLSYGVCTASVTYAQSLTKGLPEPSIDLKYLGCLLFILGISGNFYHHCLLSRMRRLKGDKEYKIPKGGLFGIIICPHYLFEIIGFVGVALISQTLYGFSFTIGSALYLIARSYMTRRWYLSKFEDFPKNVKALIPYVL; this is encoded by the exons ATGTCAACGACATACATTTTCCCACAACTTTCTTCTCTTTTCGTCACATCAATGTCAGTGATTAGCTTCACAATATTAAGCGTGTATGGGTTCTTGGAGCTAAGAGAAAAGCACTTACACTATTCCAAGTTCTGGAATTCCGGTTCTAAAACCTTCGCTGTAAAGGAAATCAAACTATCTAGTAGAACAGGCATGCTGATAGCTTATACTCCGGCATTTCTTGCAGCTGTAGCATCCTTTGTGATTTATCCTCAAGAGGATATCAGAATGCTGTTGCTGTCTTCGGCTCTGACAATTCACTTTTTGAAAAGGATTTTAGAG GTTCTTTTTATTCACAAGTACAGCGGAGGAATGATCCTTGATAGCGCGGTTATCATCTCTCTTAGTTATGGTGTGTGTACTGCTAGCGTGACTTATGCTCAATCCTTAACGAAAGGGCTTCCAGAGCCATCAATCGATTTGAAGTACCTTGGCTGTCTGCTGTTTATACTGGGGATTTCTGGCAATTTCTACCATCATTGCCTTCTTTCGAGAATGAGGAGGTTAAAGGGTGACAAGGAATATAAGATTCCCAAGGGTGGTTTGTTTGGAATCATTATATGCCCTCACTATCTCTTTGAAATCATAGGATTTGTAGGGGTTGCTCTTATTTCTCAAACTCTGTATGGATTCTCCTTCACCATAGGTTCAGCGTTATACTTGATCGCCAGAAGCTACATGACGAGAAGATGGTATTTGTCCAAGTTTGAAGATTTTCCCAAAAATGTTAAGGCTCTCATTCCTTATGTTCTATAG
- the LOC137748876 gene encoding probable inactive histone-lysine N-methyltransferase SUVR2, which produces MPPMPKKNRKMAADACRAMKEFGISEVRTRAGVMELLKLYENNWELIVEDNHRVLLEFLLEGDTDNNKEEEEEEAEADEEIVEQKGKGVSICESKAVKRKNKAAPSHGKTEDVQLPIKRYCTRQQTKQALSPLKCATPCLVETPSKMAHQNEDSEESEDSQPLVRRSCRRLQEGEVLVSGNNFSPVRNRNTQLEESLNMMCEDSFSDFDDGGLKFLEVKSSTVESRGAVLDLSLFDVESSPPKGELEMSLICHPSLHSDFDLPHSDEALELLEETCMKSYRVRECLVETGFDSTFDESTISRDVAELKNSDAQDVLESHYQANDCNTLSSPSELFVFQNLIKVVPHIPKHIAFGCFNDLHRLIGFSSTDIESICGESAKRLVIFQGHKSPKLRKLEEVAHDYHSSIGVIKSGVYFEDITRGEERVKISLEDGKNVEDLPNFLYIRQSLVYKNASVKFSLGRMSHDSCYSRCYGDCLTSPMPCVCASETGGQFAYTPGGLVKEKFLEKCIALKREPIQHHCFYCRECPLEKSKYEKSSVACKGHLLHKFIKECWHTCGCNKNCGNRIVQQGIRGKLQVFLTPEGKGWGLRTLEDLPRGAFVCEYVGEILTNTELHERNVPSTGKKHAYYAVPLDAGWGMKGVLKDEEALCLDATVYGNVARFINHRCSDATLVEIPVEVETPDRHYYHLALFTTRNIAAMEELTWDYGIDFCEFDHPMNAFRCLCGSPLCRDRKESKGDVQLRTYGRRRRCRV; this is translated from the exons ATGCCGCCAATGCCGAAGAAAAATCGAAAGATGGCGGCTGATGCCTGCCGTGCAATGAAGGAGTTTGGCATTTCGGAAGTTCGAACGAGGGCGGGGGTTATGGAACTTCTGAAATTGTATGAGAACAACTGGGAGCTTATTGTGGAGGACAATCACAGAGTGCTGCTTGAGTTTTTATTGGAAGGTGACACTGAcaacaacaaggaagaggaagaggaagaggcagAGGCAGACGAAGAG ATAGTGGAACAAAAGGGCAAAGGAGTTTCGATATGTGAATCAAAG GCTGTGAAACGTAAGAACAAAGCAGCTCCATCTCATGGtaaaactgaagatgttcaaCTTCCAATCAAGAGATATTGCACAAGGCAACAGACAAAACAAGCATTGTCCCCTTTGAAATGCGCCACACCTTGCCTTGTAGAAACTCCATCAAAAATGGCACATCAGAATGAGGATTCTGAGGAATCTGAAGACTCTCAACCACTAGTGAGAAGAAGTTGCCGGAGACTCCAAGAAGGAGAGGTTTTGGTTAGTGGGAATAACTTCAGTCCTGTACGTAATCGCAATACACAGCTGGAAGAAAGTCTCAATATGATGTGTGAAGATagtttttcagattttgatGACGGTGGCTTGAAGTTCTTGGAAGTGAAATCATCCACTGTGGAGAGTAGAGGAGCTGTTTTAGATTTGTCGCTGTTTGATGTTGAATCATCTCCTCCAAAGGGAGAGCTCGAAATGTCTTTGATTTGTCACCCTTCTCTACATTCTGATTTCGATCTTCCACATTCTGATGAAGCTCTAGAATTATTGGAAGAGACATGCATGAAATCGTACAGGGTCAGAGAATGCTTAGTGGAGACAGGATTTGATTCCACTTTTGATGAAAGTACAATTTCCAGAGATGTAGCAGAGTTAAAGAATTCTGATGCACAAGATGTTCTTGAATCTCATTATCAAGCCAATGATTGCAATACTCTAAGTTCCCCGAGCGAATTATTTGTATTTCAGAATCTTATCAAGGTCGTTCCCCATATACCCAAGCATATAGCTTTTGGCTGTTTTAATGATCTTCACCGCTTAATTGGTTTTTCAAGTACGGATATTGAGAGCATCTGTGGTGAATCGGCAAAGAGATTAGTGATTTTCCAAGGCCATAAATCTCCAAAGTTACGCAAGTTGGAGGAGGTTGCTCATGACTACCATTCTTCCATTGGAGTTATAAAATCCGGTGTTTATTTTGAAGACATAACTAGAGGTGAGGAGAGAGTGAAAATTTCCTTGGAGGATGGAAAAAATGTTGAAGATCTGCCAAACTTTCTTTACATCCGTCAGAGTTTAGTTTATAAGAATGCCTCTGTGAAATTTTCACTTGGTCGTATGTCTCATGACAGTTGCTATTCACGTTGTTATGGGGATTGTCTGACATCGCCCATGCCTTGTGTCTGTGCTTCTGAAACTGGGGGTCAGTTTGCTTACACACCAGGAGGATTGGTCAAAGAGAAGTTTCTGGAAAAATGTATAGCCTTGAAGCGGGAACCTATACAACACCACTGCTTCTATTGTAGAGAGTGCCCTCTCGAAAAGTCTAAGTACGAGAAAAGTTCTGTGGCATGCAAAGGccatttgttacataaatttatTAAGGAGTGCTGGCATACATGTGGATGCAATAAGAACTGTGGAAACCGTATTGTTCAGCAAGGCATCAGGGGGAAGTTGCAG GTATTTTTGACACCCGAAGGGAAAGGATGGGGTCTTCGAACACTGGAGGACTTGCCAAGAGGAGCTTTTGTTTGTGAGTATGTTGGAGAGATATTAACCAACACAGAACTACATGAGCGAAATGTGCCAAGTACTGGTAAGAAGCATGCATATTACGCAGTGCCACTAGATGCGGGCTGGGGTATGAAGGGTGTCTTGAAAGATGAAGAGGCACTTTGCTTGGACGCTACTGTTTATGGAAATGTTGCAAGATTTATCAATCACAG GTGTTCTGATGCTACCTTGGTTGAGATTCCTGTTGAAGTGGAGACCCCGGATCGTCACTATTATCAT CTTGCCCTTTTCACAACAAGAAACATTGCTGCTATGGAGGAGCTCACTTGG GACTATGGCATTGACTTTTGTGAGTTTGATCATCCCATGAATGCGTTTCGATGTCTCTGTGGGAGCCCACTCTGCCGTGATCGTAAGGAGTCCAAGGGTGACGTGCAGCTACGCACTTACGGTCGACGAAGACGATGCAGAGTGTAG